Below is a genomic region from Chiloscyllium plagiosum isolate BGI_BamShark_2017 chromosome 47, ASM401019v2, whole genome shotgun sequence.
cctctagttctggactccccgaccccagggaaaagactttgtctatttaccctatccatgcccctcatgattttgtaaacctctataaggtcacccctcagcctccgatgctccagggaaaacagccccagcctgttcagcctctccctgtagctcaaaccctccaatcctggcaacatccttgtaaatcttttctgaaccctttcaagtttcacaacatctttccgataggaaggagaccagaattgatgagttgtggttgaggactctggggctGTACTCGATGGGTTTTGGAAGGATAAGGAGCAGCAGAGTGGAGAATGGCTGATTGAATCTTACAGCATACTGAGAGGCTGGGACAGACTGATGGGGAAATAATATTTCCGatagactaggacccgagggcacagcctccgaGTGGAGGGACGAGGTGGACGAATTTCTTCACCCGGAGAATCTGTGAAAACAATTCATTCACGGGTTAAGGGCCCCGCTGTCTACCCTAGTGTTTATTGCCCCTCccagagggcaactgagagtcagccatattgctgtgggtctggagtcctgtGTAgacccagaccaggtaaagatggcggTTTGCTTctgagatggatttttccaaaaaTTGGCAATGGTTGTCGTTGGAATCTTCatgccagtttttttttgaaactgGATTTGCATCCGGGTCCTCGGAACGTTATCTagatctttggattaacagtccagtgataactccactagaccatcacctccccagtgggactcactgccacagaaggctgtggagaccaagtcaatGTGTGTATTTGAGACAGAGTTTCCCTAAAGTGGTGTTgccagtgtcttgtacaactgcaacatgacgtcccaactcctgaactcagttTTCTGAAGATTGAaagcaccctgtctacctgggactgttttccctggagcgtcagaggctgaggggtgaccttatagaggtttataaaattatgaggggcacagatagtgTAAACAGACAAGTCTTTTCCCcgtggtaggggagtccagaactagagggcacagggcGAAAGGGAAAAGatctgaaagggacctgagggacaacgttttcacacggaaggtggtgcgtgtatggaatgagctgccagaggaagtggtggaggctggtacaattacaacatttaaaaggcatctggatggggacatgaataggaagggtttggggggatatgggccgggtgctggcaaatgggagtagagtaggttaggatatctggtcgacatggctgaggtgggctgaagggtctgttactgtgcgaGTCTGTGATTACTGGGGGGCATCAAAAGGTACATGGAGGAAGCAGAGAATGGGAGTAAgaagcctatcagccatgatcgaatggtggatcagactcgatgggctgaatggcctaatttctgctcctatatcttatagtcttgCGTGCTTTTCTGTTttgtgtgcgtgcgcgcgcgcGGCGCTGGTGTGTTTGACCTTTCATCACCACCACTGCACATGTTTGGAGCGTGTGCATGTGTTTACTCTgtctgatgtgtgtgtgtgtgtgtgtgtgtgtgcatggttTGAGCTTGTTGCGTGTGTTCAAGGCAATCCCCTTGAGCGGAGAGTTCTGTGAAAGGCCAGGCTGTTCCCTCACAAGCGGTTTCTGTTTTGCTTTCGAAGGTCGTATGTGTTCCGAGCCCAGACCCAGGAGATTAAGGAACGCGGTGGGAACCAGACAAACGGTATCGACTTCTTCATTACCCAGGAACGcatcatattcctggacactcaGGTCCGGAGTTTGTGTCTTTTTGATCTGTGATATTGTACAATGGAGCTGACTGATGTCAGTGAGGTCGCTGTGTCTCACGATGGGGCTTGCTTTCCTCAGTCTTGTCTCTTGTATGTTGGTCCCTGTCCCGTTGTATTTGAGCAGTGGGACGGACGTTAactctcattcttttccctttgCTCCTGCAGCCTATTTTGAGTCCCGCCGTACTCGATCACCTGATCAATAACGATCGTAAGCTCCCGCCGGAGTACAGTCTGCCACACACCTACGTGGAGATGCAGGTACCCCCGAGCCCCCAGCGTGTGGTAACAGTGTCATGTTCGCTCCTGTCCCCAGGGAGACTGCCCAGCATACCCACCCACAACGCACAACTCTCCCGTCCTCATCACTCGGTTCCTGCTCCCCTTCGCCCGTCTCGTCCCCTCCCTCCCGTCTCTNNNNNNNNNNNNNNNNNNNNNNNNNNNNNNNNNNNNNNNNNNNNNNNNNNNNNNNNNNNNNNNNNNNNNNNNNNNNNNNNNNNNNNNNNNNNNNNNNNNNNNNNNNNNNNNNNNNNNNNNNNNNNNNNNNNNNNNNNNNNNNNNNNNNNNNNNNNNNNNNNNNNNNNNNNNNNNNNNNNNNNNNNNNNNNNNNNNNNNNNNNNNNNNNNNNNNNNNNNNNNNNNNNNNNNNNNNNNNNNNNNNNNNNNNNNNNNNNNNNNNNNNNNNNNNNNNNNNNNNNNNNNNNNNNNNNNNNNNNNNNNNNNNNNNNNNNNNNNNNNNNNNNNNNNNNNNNNNNNNNNNNNNNNNNNNNNNNNNNNNNNNNNNNNNNNNNNNNNNNNNNNNNNNNNNNNNNNNNNNNNNNNNNNNNNNNNNNNNNNNNNNNNNNNNNNNNNNNNNNNNNNNNNNNNNNNNNNNNNNNNNNNNNNNNNNNNNNNNNNNNNNNNNNNNNNNNNNNNNNNNNNNNNNNNNNNNNNNNNNNNNNNNNNNNNNNNNNNNNNNNNNNNNNNNNNNNNNNNNNNNNNNNNNNNNNNNTAccagtttccccccccccccactcagcCTCCCTCCTTCCGCTTGCCCTGTCCAGGTGGGCAGTGCCTCTGCCCTGCCTGTTGTCTAACGTATGGTGTAACTTGCACCCGTAGTCTCTGCAGATGACCGCCTTCCTGTTCACCGTGTGCCATGCAGTGCTCCTGGTCCAGGACTGGTTCACCGACCTCAACCTGTACAGGTAGGAGCAGCTTGCAGCCCAGGGGAGCCCTGACCACACAGGGTGCCAGCTCAGGGAGGGCACAGTGAGGCCGGGCACACGCCATATCGGGAGAGACCCAAGGGCGAACTAATGGGGGAGATGGGTGACGGTTGAGGATGGAATCATGGTGGGGAGATCGGTGGGGGAGACGGGTGAGGATGGGGGATGGAGTGGAGACAGGAGGGTGGGACAGGGGTTGGACAAATTCAGTCACAGCTGAGAGAGGGAGAGTAAAACAATTCACCCCAAAgacacagcatcatcacagtttgtagcttgtcaatgtccctctgtctctctctgctaaattacccatagtgctcagggatgtgtaggttagagtggattggctgtggtaaattacccataatgcccagggatgagcaggttggatgagttagccatgggaaatgcaggattatgaggATGGGGTCTGGATTAGATGCTCATCGGTGGGTTGGCGTGACcgtgaggggccgaatggcctgcttccacactgtgttgGGATTCCTATGATTTCAATCATTCATTCGAGTGAAATCAAGTACAGGCCCCTTCCGCAGAGTATCTTGTCACAGCATAAAGCTTCAGTCTCCTTGAGTGGTCAATCTGAGGGAATCCGTGTTGTCCCTGGCCCAGGGTGAAGGTATACTCCCTGCGGGAGAGTGACCAGGACTCCACACAGTGAATCACTCCAGCCTTACTCCCAGTCTCACAGCGGCCACAGCTCAGCCCCCGCCCCTCACTGTCCTGGAACTCCGAGTCCTGTCAGAACTTGGTCGAGGACACGTTCCAGGAAATGCTGATCCAGTGGGATGTTGGCTGCAAGTCCCAGGTCCATGGGAAAGTCGCTCGCTCAGCCCATGTTGATGGAGAGCTGCCTGGGAAAGCAGTTAGATTGCAGGTCAGCAGGTccggaggggggagagagagagtcacaggcgagggggggggggtggtgtgagGGGTGAGGGACGATGATGTGCATTTGTAGAGAGACCCAAGTTGCAGGCGTGGGAATCCTTGCACACATCAGCGATGGCAGATGGGTCCTTTGTTTAATGTCTCTTCAGGAAGATGGtgcctccgacagtgcggtgctccctcagcgctgaccctccgacagtgaccactccctcagcgctgaccctctgacagtgtggcactccctcagcactgaccctccgacagtgcggcactccctcagcactgaccctccgacagtgctccaCAGTTGAGCAGGCAGGTGGGTGACTCTGTGACTGTCAGAGACAGGTGACTGTCCCTATCTGAGGAAACCCGTCCAGCATCTACGACTCCTttttctctgtcacctcctctaaACTGTCCAGCACTCTGTGATCTCTGAGTTCCTGCAGAGAGTGACAAGTAGTGAGATTCAGGTTATCAAAGGGACCAAGGTGTGGAGAGAAGGGCAGATGCAGACAGAATGAGTGGCATTGAGAGAGCCAGGGAAGTGTGCACAGAGACTGACAGACAGGAGGAAATACAGGTTAAGGGTCAGACAGACCGACAGCTGACTCCCGGGGATCTACAGCTCAGTGTGGGCATGACCCTGCATCCCCAGCACCCAACTCATTCGACAGATCACCGCGATCTCTGCCTGATGTCTGCTGTTCTGGAGGGCGCTCGGTGTCAAAGTTCAGGCTTGGTTGTGTTCCCAGAGGGCAGCGGGGGATACTTGACCCTGAGAGGTCAGAAGGAGAGTGCCCTGTGCCATTGAATAATgacgggcaacgttttcacttgCTCAGGTTCCTGCAGACAGCGGAGATGCTGAAACCATCCACTCCCTCACCAAGTCACGAGTCGAGCGGGGGCCCGGGTTCGGACGAAGGGTCGGAATATTACCCACACGTCAGTAAGTACAGAGGGAGCCTCCCAGATCCGCGTCTGTGACTGAGTTGAGCAGTGCAGCAAATGGCCCTGGATATCAGATAGCTGCTCCATTCAATCAGGGCACACAGTGGCGTGTTACCCCGTCGAGTAATGACCCAGAACAGCTCTCATTCCCCGATTCAGGATCCTGTAAATGCCGGCCGCAACGCTGAGAGTTACTGAGGCTCCCAGGCCGAGGGAGCTGAGGGGTTGCAGTGTCAGCATGGAGCTGCAGTAGCACAGAGACTGCGGGGCGTATGAGAGGATATCTGGGGAGTGGTTTCCCGAGTCACTCGCCGGGTTTTCAGAGGGGCAGGGGCCCTCTGTGAGGAGCTGATCCAGTTACGATTCACCTCGGACTGCGCCTCCTCGCCTCCCACCCTCCTGAGCAACACGATTCCAGCTTCCATTTCCCACCTCACCGGAAAGGTGCAGCTCATCCAGAATGCTGCCCCTAAACCCCCctcatctctgtaaccccctccggcccctacaccccctccctatctctgtaaccccatcGGGTTCTTGCCCCTGGTGTCCCCCCGGGGATGCTGAGGGGTGTGTGGGAGTGCAGCTCTGCTGAGGACGCCGTCTCTGGGATGAGCTGCTGGGCTGTGGGCTCTCTGTGTCCCCCGCTTCCCTGATCCGGCTTAACGCCCCCTCAATCCGTGTGGAGTTACAGAGCGGCTGAGGGACGGTGCCAGGAATTGTTCCATGTCTTTTGAGTCCTCAGGCGTGTGGCtagattggagagactggaccTGCTCTCCTTGAGGTAGAGGAAATTTGATCCAGATGATCAGAATCACTGaggatgggtgggggtgggggggtggagaatCAGGGAGCAGATTGGATACGGAGACACCCCTCCTGTTGATGGGGTTAGGACTGAGAGCCTGTTGCCTGAGAAACAGTTCTGGTGGTGTGCTCCACagggaaaaggtttggaggggagcTGGCctgagggtgagagagagtggCTCCTGTGGGTACGACcagccccctccaccccccccgtGGTGCTGTACGTTCCGTGGGCAGCAGCTGATCCCGAGAGGGTGGGCAGTCGTGACATCTGACCGGTTTGGGCTGGCCCCGGTCTCCTGCGCTGTCTGGTTTGACTCCCTTACTGTTTCCGTTCTGTGCAGTTTTCGTGCAGAATAAAGCCAGGCGGGACGACTTCTGCCCACGCAACCTCAAGAAGATGCACACGGTCATCGACAAACTGATGCTGCACTCCCACCTCAAGTATAAAGGTAACGGGGTTTGACGGGGACAAGGGTGGCCGTGGGCGGGGTTCATTCCCACATTCTAGCTCCCATTGGAGTGGACTCTCTGTGACCAGCAGTTTAACCAGCCTggcgtagagggagctttacagatggagtataggagttggggaggtcatgttgctgatGTACATTAGTtcggctactgttggaatattgtgtgcaattctggtcttcctatcggaaagatgttgtgaaacttgaaagggttcagaaaagatttacaaggatgttgccaggattggaggatctgagctacagggagaggctgaacaggctggggctcttttccctggagcgtcggaggctgacgggtgaccttatagaggtttacaaaatcacgaggggcatggatgggataaataaacaaagtcttttccctggggtcggggagtccagaactagagggggcatggacaggttggaccgaatggtctgtttccgtgctgtacatctttggccAGATGAGTTGAGTTCGCTCGTGAAAGGGCATAGGCAGAATCCTGGCCGTGGTGGCCCAGGTAGCGAGCGAGCTGGGGCTGAACCCGTCAGAAACCGCTCCGTTTGCACTCCGCACGCTTCGGGAACGCTGCCAGAGTCTCAGCAagaggggctggaggagattgaccaggagaGGGATCCAGGGAgcgggggcagggtggggggaggtgtggcattccCACGGAGAGACCAGAAGAAGCTGGGATcgttcccccccccaccccccaatttcGGAGCTGGGAAAGTGTCAGGAGGAGATTGAATCGTGGCATTCAGAATGCCTGGGggagagttgggggaggggggggggaatgggtgtTCAATCGAGTCGATGAGGGAGACCCCTTCTCCAGGTGGGTCAGTCAacagaggggcatggattggagaCAATCAGGAAGCGACCTccgaggaggtgggggagggggctggaTGAGTTGTTGTGATCTGCCATGCGCTGCCTGGAAGAGGCAGGAGGGGGTCTCTATCGTCGCCAGGTGTGGTGGGATTCCATTGTGGCGGCACCTGTTTACATCCATTAAACCCCATCGCAGTCCCAGTCTGGATTGAACCCAGCCCGGTGTTTGTCACCCCTTGCAGCCGGCTGCTGCAGTCAGCCCAACGTTTACTCGTTTCCTGGTCGGGCCAGGTCATTTTGCTAACGGCTTTCCCTCTTCACCTCAGGTACACTCTCCATGTTGGACTGCAACATCTTTCCTGGGCTGAGCAATGACTTCCTGGAGTCAGAGGTCAATTTGTTTCTCCTCCCGGTGATGGAGAGTGAGGTGGAGGAGAACCTGGTCAGAGCTGGTAAGATCACCATTCCCCGGGCCCTTCGAACCTGTATTTGAAAGGAACAATGGCCAGTGCTCTGCTCCAACTCACTCTACTGTATGTtcagctcactctacactgtcccccccccccatcaacactcccaggacagggacagcacggggttagatacagagtaaagctccctctacactgtcccccatcaaacactcccaggacagggacagcacggggatagatacagagtaaagctccctacacactgtcccccattaaacactcccaggacagggacagcactgggttagatacagagtaaaactccctacacattgtcccccatcaaacactcccaggacagggacagcacgggggttagatacagagtaaagctccttctacactgtcccccatcaaacactcccaggacagggacagcacggggttagatacagagtaaagctccttctacactgtccctcatcaaacactcccaggacagggacagcacggggttagatacagagtaaagatccctctacactgtccccNNNNNNNNNNNNNNNNNNNNNNNNNNNNNNNNNNNNNNNNNNNNNNNNNNNNNNNNNNNNNNNNNNNNNNNNNNNNNNNNNNNNNNNNNNNNNNNNNNNNNNNNNNNNNNNNNNNNNNNNNNNNNNNNNNNNNNNNNNNNNNNNNNNNNNNNNNNNNNNNNNNNNNNNNNNNNNNNNNNNNNNNNNNNNNNNNNNNNNNNNNNNNNNNNNNNNNNNNNNNNNNNNNNNNNNNNNNNNNNNNNNNNNNNNNNNNNNNNNNNNNNNNNNNNNNNNNNNNNNNNNNNNNNNNNNNNNNNNNNNNNNNNNNNNNNNNNNNNNNNNNNNNNNNNNNNNNNNNNNNNNNNNNNNNNNNNNNNNNNNNNNNNNNNNNNNNNNNNNNNNNNNNNNNNNNNNNNNNNNNNNNNNNNNNNNNNNNNNNNNNNNNNNNNNNNNNNNNNNNNNNNNNNNNNNNNNNNNNNNNNNNNNNNNNNNNNNNNNNNNNNNNNNNNNNNNNNNNNNNNNNNNNNNNNNNNNNNNNNNNNNCTCTACactttcccccatcaaacactcccaggacagggacagcacagggttaaatacagagtaaagctccctataCACTGATccctgccccccccacccccaaatcaaaaactcccaggatagggacaatacagagtaaagctctctctacactgatccctgccccccacccccaaatcaaacacccccaggacagggacagcacagtattagatacagagtaaagctacctctacactgtcccccatcaaacactcccaggacagggacagcatggggttagatacagagtgaagctccctctacactgttcccccatcaaacactcccaggacagggacagcacagggttaaatacagagtaaagctccctataCACTGATccctgccccccccacccccaaatcaaaaactcccaggatagggacaatacagagtaaagctctctctacactgtcccccatcaaacactcccaggacagggacagcacggggttagatacagagtaaagctttctctacactttGCTATCAAATCCTCACATGCCTGCCCTGTGCCTTGCCAGTGACAGCCAGGCTTTGAGGAGTCTCGAGGTGAGTTCCTGACGGCAGAAATCCCAACCTCTGGCCTGCTGTCACTGCAGCGACGTCTGTAACAGCATTCACTGGCCGCAAATCCCCGAACAAACCCAGGAAGTAAGGGCGTGTGAAAGTGTCTCCCCAGTCCCTTTGGGGCAACTCTAGAGAACAGGCAGCCAAAGATCACATGCAGGCTGTGAAATATCCAAACAGACCATCACCCTCACGGAGAAACCAGCCAGAAATCCCCACTGTGTGCTCTGCTTTTCCAAACATCGTGCACAACAATGCTCACTGTCTACAGTGTTTGAAATCAGACCCTCAGAGAGGTTTATAACTACTGAGGTGGTTCCGTTTTTGGGAAGTTGATCACTCGCAGGAAAGGTGGGAACAGGAATGCTGTCAGTAAGTTCCCACAACCTGCATCAATCCCTAGTTTCATGTCTGTTGGGGGATAAGTAATTGTCCCCAGAAAACTTATCCATCCACACTCTCTCCTAACGGTGGCCAGGGGTCCTTGAGCATGGCTGCTAAATCAGACCTCGGTTACCTCAGAAACACGGTACCTCAGAGAGTGCGAACCTCCCCGTGCCCGGCACTGGATTGATCAACCTCTCGTTTCCTATTCTCCGCTCAATCCCTGGACCCGAACTCCAAGGGGCTGTCTTTTCAACCAGACCTCGAGGTCAGAAGGAGAGAATGAAATCCCACTGACGCTCTGTTGAAGAGCAGCAAGCATTGGGGAATAAGTGGGAGGATTCATCCCTGGGGCCAGTATCTGTCCCCAAATCAGCATGTTGGACTCTGGGTCTTTTTCACTTGTGATTGAACAgtacagtccaggcccttcggccctccacgCGTTGAGGGTGGGAGCTGgggctgtgtgcaaattggcttttGGGTCTCCTGCAGGAGCAACCTGAAAACCTAGGAGATAGGAACAGgcgaaggccattcagcccttcggtaggaccatggctgaccatccaactcaatccCTGCTCTCCCCTTTGATCTTTTTACCCCTAAGAACGatacagagtcaaagagatgtacagcatggaaacagacccttcagtccaacccgtccatgctgacccagatatcccaacccaatctagtcccacctgccagcacccggcccatatccctccaaacccttcctattcatatacccatccagatgcctcttaaatgttgcaattgtaccagcctccaccgcatcctctggcagctcattccatacatgtaccctctgcgtgacaaagctgccccataggtcccttttatatctttcccctctcaccctaaacctatgcccctctagttctggactcccccctccccggggaaaagaccttggctgttcatcctatccatgcccctcatgattttataaacctctacaaggtcacccctcagcctccaacgctccagggaaaacagccccagcctgttcagcctctccctgtagctcaaacccttcaatatCCCTGAGTCAGCACATTGGGATCTGCGTCTTTTTTGCTTGTgtttgaacagtacagcacagcacaggacaggcccttcggccctcgacgtgTTGTGGGTGGGAGATGGGGCTGGGTGTCGGTTGGCTTTTGGGTCTCCTGCATGAGGGttcctgtaccttctccaaagccttcaaTTCTTTTCGCTTTGAGATGTCCGTGTGACGATTGTGAGCTTTCTCTGTCTTTCGGCCTTTGCTAACAGTGAGTTTTTTTCCTTCCttcgcgcgcgcacacacagggACCGGAGGGATATCTCTGTTCTCACTGCTTCCGGGTTACAAAGGTCACCCCAGCTTCCACTCTCTGGTGGGCAAACTGAGGAGCCAGATCCTGTCCATGTGCCGGCCTCAGCTCTCACACACCATCCTCACCGAGAAAAACTGGTAAGGACCCCCCTTCGGCCCTACGCTCAGCCTGCTATCTCAGTCTGTCAACGTCACCCTCCCTCCCTGAGAGCGCGGAGCGAAAGGGGGAGCTTGTTCCCACAAGGAGGCGGATTATGTCGTGGTTTGAAGggggaaacatagaaaacaggagtaggccattccagCCTTTCAAAtccccattcaataaggtcactttctgaccccataccctttgatccctttagccctaaccTAAAGCCATCTTGGAAACCAGGAACGTTCTGGTCTTAACCAGTGGCTGTGGTAGAGAGTCCCATGGGCTTCCCCactgtttctcctcagctcagcctTACCCCGTACCTTgacacctagttctggactccccagtcgcCAGGACCGTCCTTCCTGGTGGATAAGGACGTGAGCGAGTGAGGACCTGGGGGGGTGGTGATGAAGAGGAGGGTAAGGGATGGCTTAGGTGGAGCAGGAATCCTTCTGGATGGACCGAGTGGCCTATTTCCATGCGGTATGTCTAGCGTCTCAGGAAGGTTGGTTCGTCAGCCTGCGCTGTTGCCACGGTAATCCCCGAGTTAGGCTTCCCTACCTCGTAGGCCTCACTGCTCCCAGATGTAATGTGCAGAGCTGGGCGGGATGTGTCAATAAGTGAGTAGGCCTAACGGGACCTGGTGGGTCATTTATGATCCACTCTTCATGCATCGAGTGAGATTCTCAGCTGATTTAGAGGTGGCTGAAGTCTCTGTGACACGTGAATTGGGACAGTTCCTTCAGAAGAAACACAAATGCCTCTCTGTTTATTCCTTGCTGTGAACGCTGAGTGAGTTGTTCGTGTAGAAGAATTGGACAATTCGTgtagaagagcatcccacccagactcatccccacCCTATTCCTGCCGGGGGAGCCTGATTGGCTGACAGGATGCATCCAATCGGATCAAACAAGACTACAGTCTCTCTGATTGGCTGGTTGGGGGTGGGTCCTTCTGACTGGCCAGTGTCTGTGGCATGGTGCAGGGTTGGTGACAGAGCGTCATGTAATTGACCAATTGCCGCCCCCTCTGTTTCCTCTGGACCATCCGTAACATGTCGCCAACACCATCagctcagcagtaacctgctcagtgacgcccagtttgggttccaccagggccactcagctcctgacctcattacagcctcggttcaaacatggacaaatgttttgaattccagaggggggggggggtcagagtgtcagcccttgacattaagtctgctttcgaccgagtgtggcatcaaggagccctagcgaaactggaatcagtgggtattggAGTAAACTtgttggttggaatcatatcgagcacataggaagatggtcttggttgttggaggtcagtcatctcagctccaggccatctctgcaggagtccctcagggtagtgtcctaggcccaaccatcttcagctgcttcatcaatgaccttccctccatcataaggtcggaGGTGAGGATGTTCGTTGATGGtcgcacagtgttcagcaccatctgcgactcctcagatactgaaacagtccatgttctaatgcaacaagatctgggcaatatccgggcttgggttgacaagtggccaGTAATATTGGCGCCAcgcaaatgccaggcagtgaccatcactAATAAAAGACAGtccaaccatcaccccttgacattcaatggtgttgccatcatgGAATCCCGCCCTCTATCAGTATCCTTTAGGTGCCCGTCgatcagaaaatgaactggacgaGAGAGGCTACCAGTGCAGGTCAGAAGCGGgaatcagtgtggaagcaggtcatcaagcccgttgagtccacactgactctctgaagagcatcccacccagactcatccccaccctattcctgtgaccctgcattcccAGGGGTAATATGCActgagcctgcacattcctggacactatgggaccatttcccacggccaatccactctaacctacacatccctgggcactatgggacaatttagcatggccaatccaccctaacctacacatccctggacactatgggacaatttagcacggccaatccaccctaacctgcacatccctggacactatgggacaatttagcacggccaatccaccctaacctg
It encodes:
- the smg9 gene encoding protein SMG9; translated protein: MQKTPIILAKPPAERGSKAVPTPPLPAANASEKPIVLMKAREDGKPTATGDGTSQVPASSGKAEREYQRPTQPVYQIQNRGMAQSAPSTNVDPVIGQAKLHPPERMKHSIKLVDDQLNWCDSAMEFLLDQTDVLVIGIIGLQGTGKSTIMSLLSANNPEEDQRSYVFRAQTQEIKERGGNQTNGIDFFITQERIIFLDTQPILSPAVLDHLINNDRKLPPEYSLPHTYVEMQSLQMTAFLFTVCHAVLLVQDWFTDLNLYRFLQTAEMLKPSTPSPSHESSGGPGSDEGSEYYPHVIFVQNKARRDDFCPRNLKKMHTVIDKLMLHSHLKYKGTLSMLDCNIFPGLSNDFLESEVNLFLLPVMESEVEENLVRAGTGGISLFSLLPGYKGHPSFHSLVGKLRSQILSMCRPQLSHTILTEKNWFHYAARIWDGVKKSSALSEYSRLLS